One part of the Parasphingorhabdus sp. SCSIO 66989 genome encodes these proteins:
- a CDS encoding phosphoribosylanthranilate isomerase, with amino-acid sequence MKNIKICGLSTEAAIDTAIDAGATHIGLVHFPKSPRHVSLERAAELRRYAADRIKTVLLLVNADAHLTGLAITKVKPDIIQFHGSETPAWLRAIRDKTRLGVWKAVGLRDAGTLERSARYHDAADLLLFDAPAKALPGGTGASFDWSLLADHQHKVDWGLAGGLTPDTVGEALAATNASLVDVSSGVESAPGVKDMDKIRAFCQAVREFDRH; translated from the coding sequence ATGAAGAATATCAAAATCTGCGGCCTTTCCACCGAGGCTGCTATCGACACCGCGATAGACGCAGGCGCAACCCATATTGGCCTGGTCCATTTCCCCAAAAGCCCGCGCCATGTCTCGCTCGAACGCGCGGCGGAATTACGGCGCTATGCTGCCGACCGGATCAAGACCGTGCTTTTGCTGGTCAATGCCGATGCACATTTGACTGGACTAGCCATCACCAAGGTGAAGCCCGATATCATCCAGTTTCATGGCAGCGAGACGCCCGCATGGCTGCGCGCCATAAGAGACAAGACGCGGCTCGGCGTCTGGAAAGCGGTGGGGCTGCGCGATGCCGGGACATTGGAGCGCTCGGCGCGCTATCATGATGCGGCGGACCTGTTGCTGTTCGATGCGCCCGCAAAGGCCCTGCCCGGTGGCACCGGCGCCAGCTTTGACTGGTCACTGCTGGCCGATCATCAGCATAAGGTGGATTGGGGGCTGGCCGGTGGTCTGACGCCTGACACAGTAGGCGAAGCATTGGCCGCGACCAATGCGTCTCTGGTGGATGTCTCCTCCGGCGTTGAAAGCGCGCCGGGCGTGAAAGATATGGACAAAATCCGCGCCTTTTGCCAAGCGGTGCGGGAGTTTGATCGCCATTAG
- the pyrF gene encoding orotidine-5'-phosphate decarboxylase, giving the protein MSNPIYLAMDVPELDRAVALANAVKGHIGGIKLGLEFFCAHGHHGVHELAHIGLPIFLDLKLHDIPNTVASAMQAIHVLEPAIVTVHASGGRAMLEDAKAAAGANTKVVAVTVLTSLDDNDLGQIGYQGQAHDQVMRLAELAERAGVDGIVCSGQEVKAVHQQWKRGFFVVPGLRPAGSEMGDQKRAVTPRQARDDGASVLVIGRPISRADDPAAAARAIEGTL; this is encoded by the coding sequence ATGAGCAACCCGATTTATCTCGCCATGGATGTCCCCGAGCTGGACCGCGCGGTAGCGCTGGCCAATGCGGTCAAGGGGCATATTGGCGGGATCAAGCTGGGCCTCGAATTCTTCTGCGCCCATGGCCATCATGGCGTGCATGAGCTGGCGCATATCGGCCTGCCGATTTTTCTCGACCTGAAACTGCACGATATTCCCAACACCGTCGCCTCGGCGATGCAGGCGATCCATGTGCTCGAACCCGCGATTGTCACCGTCCATGCCTCGGGCGGTCGCGCTATGCTGGAAGATGCCAAGGCCGCTGCGGGCGCCAATACCAAGGTTGTCGCGGTCACGGTGCTCACCAGTCTCGACGATAATGATCTTGGCCAGATCGGCTATCAGGGGCAGGCGCATGATCAGGTGATGCGACTTGCCGAACTCGCCGAACGCGCCGGGGTCGATGGCATTGTCTGCTCCGGCCAGGAAGTAAAAGCGGTGCACCAGCAATGGAAACGCGGCTTTTTCGTCGTCCCCGGCCTGCGCCCGGCAGGCAGCGAAATGGGCGACCAGAAACGCGCCGTAACCCCGCGACAAGCCCGCGATGACGGCGCATCGGTGCTGGTGATAGGCCGCCCGATCAGCCGCGCCGACGACCCGGCAGCGGCGGCACGGGCGATTGAGGGGACGCTTTAG
- a CDS encoding LapA family protein yields the protein MQFIKTLFWVLLVLLLAVFSINNWNDVSITIWSDTLLDTKLPMLIIGSFILGFLPMWLLYRGSVWRNKRRIASLESRLTSQQSVVSTPASSDAEPASPLQSDPSS from the coding sequence ATGCAATTTATCAAGACGTTATTCTGGGTATTGCTGGTGCTATTGCTGGCCGTTTTCTCGATCAATAACTGGAATGATGTGTCGATCACCATTTGGAGTGACACGCTGCTCGATACCAAATTGCCGATGCTGATTATCGGCTCGTTCATTCTCGGCTTTCTGCCGATGTGGTTGCTCTATCGCGGTTCGGTATGGCGTAACAAGCGCCGTATTGCCTCGCTGGAAAGCCGTCTGACCTCGCAGCAATCGGTAGTCAGCACGCCAGCCAGCAGCGATGCCGAACCCGCCTCCCCTCTGCAATCCGATCCTTCCAGCTAA
- the purB gene encoding adenylosuccinate lyase produces the protein MVPRYAHPDMTAIWEPEAKFRIWFEIEAHATDALAELGVVPKEAAKAIWERGAFDVARIDAIEAEVKHDVIAFLTNVAENVGDEARFMHQGMTSSDVLDTCLSVQLARASDILLADMDALLAALKRRAEEHRYTATIGRSHGIHAEPTTFGLKLAQAYAEFDRGRERLVAARKEIATCAISGAVGTFANIDPKVEAHVAEKMGLELEPVSTQVIPRDRHAQYFATLAVIASSIERLATEIRHLQRTEVLEAEEYFSPGQKGSSAMPHKRNPVLTENLTGLARMVRSHALPAMENVALWHERDISHSSVERFIGPDATITLDFALRRLTGVVDKLLIYPERMQKNLDRMGGLVHSQRVLLALTQAGISREDAYRIVQRNAMQVWESDGQLSLLDLLLGDEDVTAKISEDDLREKFTLEYHFKYVDTIFARVFG, from the coding sequence ATGGTTCCACGCTATGCCCATCCCGATATGACCGCCATCTGGGAGCCGGAAGCGAAATTCCGCATCTGGTTCGAGATTGAGGCACATGCCACCGATGCGCTGGCAGAGCTAGGTGTGGTGCCGAAAGAGGCGGCCAAGGCGATATGGGAGCGCGGTGCCTTTGATGTCGCGCGGATCGATGCGATTGAGGCCGAGGTCAAGCATGACGTCATCGCCTTCCTCACCAATGTTGCGGAAAATGTCGGCGATGAAGCGCGGTTTATGCATCAGGGCATGACCAGTTCGGACGTGCTCGACACCTGTCTTTCGGTGCAGCTGGCCCGCGCCAGTGATATCTTGCTTGCCGATATGGACGCGCTGCTCGCCGCGCTGAAACGCCGCGCCGAGGAGCATCGCTATACCGCCACAATCGGTCGCAGCCATGGCATTCATGCCGAACCGACCACCTTCGGCCTGAAACTCGCGCAAGCCTATGCCGAATTTGATCGCGGTCGGGAGCGGCTGGTGGCCGCGCGCAAGGAGATTGCCACCTGTGCGATCAGCGGCGCGGTCGGAACCTTTGCTAATATCGACCCGAAAGTCGAAGCGCATGTCGCCGAGAAAATGGGGCTCGAGCTGGAGCCGGTTTCGACACAGGTCATCCCGCGCGACCGCCATGCGCAATATTTCGCCACTCTCGCGGTGATTGCCTCGTCCATCGAGCGGCTGGCTACCGAAATCCGCCATTTACAGCGCACCGAGGTCTTGGAAGCCGAGGAATATTTCTCCCCCGGCCAGAAAGGCTCCAGCGCGATGCCGCACAAGCGCAATCCGGTGCTGACCGAGAATCTCACCGGCCTCGCCCGCATGGTGCGCAGCCATGCCCTGCCCGCAATGGAGAATGTCGCGCTATGGCATGAGCGCGATATCTCGCACAGCTCGGTTGAACGCTTTATCGGCCCCGATGCAACCATCACGCTGGACTTCGCCCTGCGCCGCCTGACCGGCGTAGTCGACAAGCTGCTTATCTATCCCGAACGGATGCAGAAGAATCTCGACCGCATGGGCGGGCTGGTCCACTCGCAGCGAGTCCTGTTGGCATTGACGCAAGCGGGAATCAGCCGTGAGGACGCCTATCGCATCGTCCAGCGCAATGCGATGCAGGTATGGGAGAGCGATGGCCAGCTCTCGTTGCTCGATCTGCTGCTGGGGGATGAGGATGTCACGGCAAAAATCAGCGAAGACGATCTGCGCGAGAAATTCACGCTCGAATATCATTTCAAGTATGTCGACACGATTTTTGCGCGGGTTTTTGGGTGA
- the radC gene encoding RadC family protein, whose product MTDKATASTPLFPDDKQDKATDGAGHRARLRQRLLDQDDTALLDHEVIEYLLALAIPRRDTKPLAKALIARFGTLAAVLTADSRTLMQVPGLGETSVAALKIAQVSALRLLREPVVNLPVIGSWQALLDYLRADMAHLTVERVRILYLNSRNMVISDEKMSDGSVDEAAIYTRQVIQRALELGAVSLIMVHNHPSGNPSPSRQDIAITRDISEAGRRLNISVHDHIIIGRDGHFSMKAEGLI is encoded by the coding sequence ATGACGGACAAGGCGACAGCTTCCACACCGCTTTTTCCTGATGACAAGCAAGATAAAGCCACAGATGGCGCAGGCCATCGCGCCCGGTTGCGACAAAGGCTGCTCGATCAGGATGATACCGCGCTGCTCGATCATGAGGTGATCGAATATCTGCTGGCGTTGGCAATCCCCCGGCGCGACACCAAACCGCTGGCCAAAGCGCTTATCGCCCGTTTCGGTACATTGGCCGCGGTTCTGACCGCCGACAGCCGCACTTTGATGCAGGTTCCCGGCCTTGGTGAAACAAGCGTTGCGGCACTCAAAATCGCGCAAGTTTCGGCATTGCGCCTGTTGCGCGAACCGGTTGTCAATCTGCCGGTCATAGGTAGCTGGCAGGCACTTCTCGACTATCTTCGCGCCGATATGGCGCATCTTACCGTAGAGCGGGTGCGGATACTCTATCTTAACAGCCGCAATATGGTGATCAGCGATGAAAAAATGAGCGATGGCTCGGTGGATGAGGCTGCGATCTACACCCGGCAAGTGATCCAGCGCGCGTTGGAGCTCGGCGCGGTATCGCTAATCATGGTGCATAACCACCCCAGCGGCAATCCATCACCCAGTCGTCAGGATATTGCCATTACCCGCGATATATCCGAGGCCGGACGGCGGCTGAATATCTCGGTGCATGACCATATCATCATTGGCCGCGACGGGCATTTCAGCATGAAAGCCGAGGGACTTATCTGA
- a CDS encoding YdbH domain-containing protein — MPSSRAASLVPESLWVRLLLAGIFIVFAGGFLAWTQRVELADSYAADYLATQGIEAHYDVVDVGVRRQHLRNVIIGSPKAPDLVIEEVIATTRPGFGTLVLEDVRVRGMRLFGRYDDSNTDRPLSFGALDKLIFTDSDAPFELPDFTVDVDDARIRMDTPYGDVGVALSGYGHLKDGFEGELAATAEALDFGSCTIDQPSLFGTIRVASLEPIFSGPLRGTNLNCPDAAAKLESFAFTADARANRTLEELHLGLSGAAESPVYAGLDQGQIVAETLLVDMEAGIDAKVLDMQGEVSLADMRSPWLDGEEVAFSVNSEPLAFADMAQSGAILERLEASAALNAKGLTVDDAWNSVATEAVAETPLEPLWRHIAPLLNAHMSNAGFALSGSVADGVLALDPSVIKRDNGAALARFSGADIALNGTGAADDIPFSARIVDRSLPQLSADILWGGGLANGGLKQIDLSLRRYAANGAALAIEDLRIRQQGRADYALAGTIGLTGPLPDGRVDNLVLPLNGQLRDGSSYYARGGCQKVAFNSLKMATTSIARNGLSLCPVDGKPLLAFDDQGVRFNANSGAVSLKGDLSGTSWAVASEQLILRYPGMTELRDITAQIGEAESATRIAAQSLTLDSNGGELGGEFSEAVATIGEIPLLIDEGQGQWSWGDEGLLLASDHIRVSDREPEYRFNPLFGRDVTLKLVDGRVTADGYLHERETETRVSTVNIVHDLESATGNAVLKVDALRFGPEFQPELITPLTLGLVANVNGQVDGAGEIRWNPDGIESDGRFYTEYADLAAAFGPVKGIAGEIVFSDLLAIETPPGQVVRLGEVNPGVAAYDGVIRYQLLPNQRIALEGGEWPFANGRLIMEPAVFDMAGEEDRRLGFEVIGMDAALFLAQYDFENITATGVFDGKLPIIFNQDGGRIEGGHLTVREGGGTVAYVGQLTYEDMGTVANFAFNSLRSLKYQSLEIDMNGPLDGEMVTQINFAGLSQGDEASRNFITKQIAKLPIQFNVTVRAPFFQLITSARSFYDTQYLPDIRSVTIPSQEPEAAGANTGD; from the coding sequence ATGCCATCGTCCCGTGCCGCGTCGCTTGTGCCCGAATCATTATGGGTTCGGCTGTTATTGGCGGGCATTTTTATAGTGTTTGCGGGCGGCTTTCTGGCCTGGACGCAGCGGGTAGAGCTGGCCGACAGCTATGCCGCCGATTATCTCGCGACACAGGGCATAGAAGCGCATTATGACGTCGTCGATGTCGGTGTCCGGCGGCAACATCTGCGTAATGTCATCATAGGATCACCCAAAGCACCTGATCTGGTGATCGAAGAGGTGATCGCGACAACCCGCCCCGGTTTCGGGACGCTGGTGCTTGAAGATGTCCGCGTCAGAGGTATGCGGCTGTTTGGGCGTTATGATGATAGCAATACGGACAGGCCATTAAGCTTCGGCGCGCTGGACAAGCTGATTTTCACCGATAGCGATGCGCCATTTGAGCTGCCTGATTTTACCGTGGATGTCGATGATGCCCGCATTCGCATGGATACGCCCTATGGTGATGTCGGTGTGGCGCTGAGTGGCTATGGCCATCTGAAAGACGGCTTTGAGGGCGAATTGGCAGCGACGGCGGAAGCTCTCGACTTCGGCAGTTGCACTATCGACCAACCGAGCCTGTTCGGAACCATCCGGGTTGCATCGCTCGAACCGATTTTCTCCGGGCCCTTGCGGGGCACAAATCTGAATTGTCCGGATGCTGCCGCCAAACTGGAATCCTTTGCCTTTACCGCCGATGCCCGCGCCAATCGCACGCTGGAAGAGCTGCATCTCGGTCTGAGCGGTGCCGCAGAGTCGCCGGTCTATGCCGGGCTGGATCAGGGGCAGATCGTCGCGGAAACACTGCTGGTCGATATGGAAGCGGGCATAGATGCGAAAGTGCTTGATATGCAGGGTGAGGTGTCGCTCGCAGACATGCGCTCGCCCTGGCTTGATGGCGAAGAGGTTGCGTTCAGTGTGAATAGCGAGCCTCTGGCTTTCGCCGATATGGCGCAAAGCGGTGCAATACTGGAAAGGCTGGAGGCCAGCGCCGCACTCAATGCCAAGGGGTTAACCGTTGATGACGCCTGGAATAGTGTCGCGACGGAGGCGGTGGCAGAGACGCCGCTGGAGCCTTTATGGCGCCATATCGCGCCATTGCTCAATGCGCATATGAGCAATGCCGGTTTCGCGCTTAGTGGTTCTGTCGCCGATGGTGTGCTTGCACTCGATCCCTCGGTGATCAAACGCGACAATGGCGCAGCACTAGCGCGCTTTTCCGGCGCTGATATTGCTCTCAACGGCACCGGAGCGGCTGACGATATCCCATTCAGCGCGCGCATTGTTGACCGCAGCCTGCCGCAACTCTCAGCCGATATTCTCTGGGGCGGAGGTCTGGCTAATGGCGGTTTGAAACAGATTGACCTCTCCTTGCGGCGCTATGCCGCCAATGGTGCCGCACTGGCGATTGAGGATTTACGCATACGCCAGCAGGGCAGGGCGGATTATGCGCTGGCGGGCACCATTGGGCTGACCGGACCTTTGCCCGATGGCCGTGTTGATAATCTGGTGCTGCCGCTCAATGGCCAGTTGCGCGATGGTAGCAGCTATTATGCACGCGGCGGTTGTCAGAAAGTCGCGTTTAACAGCCTGAAAATGGCGACGACCAGCATCGCCAGGAACGGTCTGTCTTTATGCCCGGTAGATGGCAAGCCGCTGCTTGCCTTTGATGATCAGGGTGTTCGTTTCAACGCCAATAGTGGCGCGGTATCGCTGAAGGGCGATCTGTCGGGCACGTCATGGGCGGTCGCTTCAGAGCAGCTGATATTGCGTTACCCCGGCATGACCGAATTGCGCGACATAACCGCGCAAATCGGGGAGGCAGAGAGTGCAACGCGCATTGCCGCGCAGTCGCTCACGCTGGACAGCAATGGCGGCGAACTGGGCGGGGAATTTTCCGAGGCGGTTGCGACCATCGGCGAAATCCCGTTGCTTATTGATGAAGGGCAGGGGCAATGGTCCTGGGGTGATGAAGGGCTGTTGCTCGCTTCGGATCATATCCGCGTCAGCGATCGTGAACCGGAATATCGCTTCAACCCGCTTTTTGGCCGCGATGTCACACTGAAGCTGGTCGATGGACGCGTTACGGCTGACGGTTATCTGCACGAGAGGGAAACCGAAACCCGGGTCAGCACTGTCAATATTGTCCATGATCTGGAAAGCGCAACGGGCAATGCTGTTCTGAAAGTCGATGCGCTGCGCTTTGGTCCTGAATTCCAGCCGGAACTGATTACGCCACTCACCTTGGGACTGGTCGCGAATGTTAATGGCCAAGTCGACGGCGCGGGAGAGATTCGCTGGAATCCTGACGGGATAGAAAGCGATGGCCGTTTCTATACCGAATATGCCGATCTCGCCGCCGCTTTCGGTCCGGTTAAGGGCATAGCCGGCGAGATTGTCTTTTCCGATCTGCTCGCCATTGAAACACCGCCGGGGCAGGTGGTGCGGCTGGGTGAGGTCAATCCCGGTGTCGCCGCTTATGACGGCGTGATCCGCTACCAGCTCCTGCCGAATCAACGGATTGCACTGGAAGGTGGGGAATGGCCCTTTGCCAATGGCCGCCTGATCATGGAGCCCGCAGTCTTTGATATGGCGGGCGAAGAGGACCGCAGGCTGGGCTTTGAGGTCATCGGCATGGATGCGGCGCTTTTTCTGGCGCAATATGATTTTGAGAATATCACCGCCACCGGAGTTTTTGATGGCAAGCTACCGATTATCTTCAATCAGGATGGTGGCCGGATTGAGGGTGGTCATTTGACCGTGCGCGAAGGTGGCGGCACCGTCGCCTATGTCGGCCAGCTTACCTATGAGGATATGGGCACGGTTGCCAATTTCGCGTTTAACAGCCTGCGCTCGCTCAAATACCAGTCGTTGGAAATCGATATGAACGGCCCGCTGGATGGCGAGATGGTGACACAGATCAACTTCGCCGGCCTCAGCCAGGGCGATGAAGCCTCGCGCAATTTTATCACCAAGCAAATCGCCAAACTGCCGATCCAGTTCAATGTCACCGTGCGCGCGCCATTTTTTCAGCTGATCACATCGGCACGGTCATTTTACGACACGCAATATTTGCCTGATATCCGATCGGTCACTATTCCGTCGCAAGAACCAGAAGCGGCAGGAGCCAATACAGGTGACTGA
- a CDS encoding YnbE family lipoprotein: protein MKHDNKMAGQYVSASWLIALFAVLPVSGCISLEAPNEPIVIELNINISQEVVYRLDNDAKALIDENEDIF, encoded by the coding sequence ATGAAACATGATAATAAGATGGCTGGACAATATGTTAGCGCGTCCTGGCTTATCGCCCTGTTTGCCGTGTTGCCGGTGAGTGGCTGCATCAGTCTGGAAGCGCCGAATGAGCCGATTGTCATCGAATTGAATATTAATATCAGTCAGGAAGTGGTGTATCGTCTGGATAATGATGCCAAAGCCCTGATTGACGAGAATGAGGATATTTTCTGA
- a CDS encoding YdbL family protein: MVDLSTKVSAALVPVAAVALFFSPAVVSAQSMTYKSAKASGVIGEKPDGYLAVVNGGNAEARRVVDSVNIKRKAKYTELASQKGVTVQEVALSTGCNLITKLQPGQKYMTPSGQWKTRDGSPPERDARCP, encoded by the coding sequence ATGGTTGATCTGAGTACCAAAGTTTCAGCCGCCCTGGTCCCCGTTGCCGCCGTGGCGCTGTTTTTCTCGCCTGCGGTCGTATCAGCGCAGAGCATGACCTATAAATCTGCGAAAGCCTCCGGTGTTATCGGCGAAAAGCCCGATGGCTATCTCGCTGTGGTCAATGGCGGCAATGCTGAGGCTCGTCGCGTGGTCGACAGCGTCAATATCAAGCGCAAGGCAAAATATACCGAACTGGCATCGCAAAAAGGTGTGACGGTGCAGGAAGTGGCACTGTCCACCGGCTGCAACCTGATCACCAAATTGCAGCCGGGCCAAAAATATATGACTCCATCGGGCCAGTGGAAAACCCGCGATGGTTCTCCGCCCGAGCGCGATGCTCGCTGTCCGTAA
- a CDS encoding AtpZ/AtpI family protein has protein sequence MADERPQKKPDTQNNRLDSLDDRLDRLEAERSNRNGKKSVEADPNYRMGTRVLADLIAGVAGGLLFGWLFDSWLGTSPWLMLVFLFLGIIVAFRNIMRLTGTSSGGPQDEE, from the coding sequence ATGGCGGACGAACGACCTCAAAAGAAACCTGATACGCAAAACAACCGGCTGGATTCGCTTGATGACAGGCTCGACCGGCTCGAAGCGGAGCGTAGCAACAGGAACGGCAAAAAGTCTGTCGAAGCCGATCCCAATTATCGGATGGGCACGCGGGTTTTGGCCGATCTGATTGCAGGGGTTGCCGGGGGTCTTTTATTTGGCTGGCTGTTCGACAGCTGGCTGGGGACTTCGCCTTGGTTGATGCTGGTGTTCCTGTTCCTCGGGATCATCGTGGCATTCAGGAATATAATGCGGCTGACCGGCACCAGTTCGGGCGGCCCGCAAGACGAAGAATAG
- a CDS encoding F0F1 ATP synthase subunit A has protein sequence MHQFQIESFFDLFSIGGQQIAFTNSALWMILTVVALWVFMQGGMKRELVPGRWQVMVEGFTGFIDNMMLANIGEEGKKYTPYVFSLFMFILFANILGLMPIGLVGGHPFTVTSHLTVTGILAIVSFSIVLIVGFWRHGFHFFSLFVPHGTPLPMIPFIFLVELLSFLVRPFSLGLRLFVAMTAGHILLKVLAGFVINSTKAGVGYGLMVGIPSLTLMVGISALEILVAVVQAYVFALLTSLYINDAVNLH, from the coding sequence ATGCACCAGTTCCAGATTGAAAGTTTTTTCGATCTGTTCAGCATTGGTGGTCAGCAGATTGCCTTTACCAATAGCGCGCTGTGGATGATCCTCACCGTTGTCGCCCTTTGGGTGTTTATGCAGGGCGGTATGAAACGCGAGCTGGTCCCCGGTCGCTGGCAGGTGATGGTTGAGGGCTTTACCGGCTTTATCGACAATATGATGCTCGCCAATATCGGCGAAGAGGGCAAGAAATATACGCCCTATGTCTTCTCGCTGTTCATGTTCATTCTGTTCGCTAATATCCTCGGCCTGATGCCGATCGGACTGGTGGGCGGCCATCCTTTCACCGTGACCAGCCACCTGACCGTGACCGGCATTCTCGCCATTGTCAGCTTCTCGATCGTCCTGATCGTGGGCTTCTGGCGTCATGGCTTCCACTTTTTCTCGCTGTTCGTTCCGCATGGCACGCCGCTGCCGATGATTCCGTTCATCTTCCTGGTTGAGCTGCTGTCCTTCCTGGTGCGCCCGTTCAGCCTCGGCCTGCGTCTCTTCGTCGCCATGACCGCAGGACACATCCTGCTCAAGGTTCTGGCGGGCTTCGTCATTAACTCGACCAAGGCCGGTGTCGGCTATGGCCTGATGGTCGGCATCCCAAGCCTCACGCTGATGGTCGGCATCAGCGCGCTGGAGATATTGGTGGCCGTGGTTCAGGCCTATGTTTTCGCTCTGTTGACCTCGCTCTACATCAACGATGCGGTCAACCTTCACTGA
- a CDS encoding F0F1 ATP synthase subunit C encodes MDAEAAKLVGAGLAAIGAGMAAIGVGNVFGSFLESALRNPAAADGQQGRLFIGFAAAELLGLLAFVVAMILIFVA; translated from the coding sequence ATGGACGCAGAAGCAGCAAAGCTGGTCGGTGCAGGTCTGGCAGCTATCGGTGCCGGCATGGCCGCTATCGGTGTGGGTAATGTTTTCGGCTCGTTTCTGGAAAGCGCGCTGCGCAATCCTGCCGCTGCGGATGGCCAGCAGGGCCGTCTGTTCATCGGTTTCGCCGCTGCCGAGCTTCTCGGCCTGCTGGCTTTCGTTGTCGCGATGATCCTGATCTTCGTCGCCTAA
- a CDS encoding ATPase, translating to MTTYGSQFFWLVITFGIVYLVIGRGMLPKIQGTVEMREKRISDDVEAARLAHKKADELEEEYKTKQADARSEAQAVIAAAKDKAAKNAEKRLRDADKRVASKLEEAEKDIEEQRVAAMAELQDVAAEATQSIFAKLTGSKVTKAEARSAVKGAMTDA from the coding sequence ATGACAACCTATGGATCCCAGTTCTTCTGGCTGGTGATCACCTTTGGCATTGTCTATCTGGTGATTGGTCGTGGCATGCTGCCCAAAATTCAGGGCACGGTGGAAATGCGCGAAAAGCGTATCTCTGACGATGTCGAGGCCGCGCGTCTGGCGCATAAAAAGGCGGATGAGCTGGAAGAGGAATATAAGACAAAACAGGCGGATGCGCGTTCCGAAGCGCAGGCCGTGATCGCGGCGGCCAAGGACAAGGCCGCCAAGAACGCCGAAAAGCGGCTGCGTGACGCTGACAAGCGGGTCGCCAGCAAGCTGGAAGAAGCCGAAAAAGACATAGAAGAGCAGCGCGTTGCCGCCATGGCCGAGCTGCAGGATGTTGCGGCGGAAGCCACCCAGTCGATTTTCGCCAAGCTGACCGGCTCCAAGGTCACCAAGGCCGAAGCCCGCAGCGCGGTGAAGGGAGCGATGACCGATGCTTGA